A region from the Pelobates fuscus isolate aPelFus1 chromosome 1, aPelFus1.pri, whole genome shotgun sequence genome encodes:
- the LOC134585882 gene encoding loricrin-like — translation MGVQGMHGSLLWLVFGGTLALIYGNQKSVALSLQNNHLLNGINKDEILNYQSGRNVQNYPTSCNEIKSSQNGLYVVEPVAGKQLVVQCELKSYDGRWTVIQKNNQKNPRLWEAYWESYKKGFGDPREDFWLGNENIHLLTKQQLHRIQFRLRTSAGIVYTANYDTFWLEAESNCYRIRLGQYSGNAGDAMTSGEPNAGHDNMRFSTSDRDNDLSGTNCAYLGGGGWWYDNCRFANLNTGKGIYWHQLCRGDCQSSEILIQPVHICAEYGAMLGSGYVRDGGDDGVGDGDVAVFRVKRGSGKKDKKGGNSKGKDSHGKDSHGKDSHGKGSHGKDSHGKGSHGKGSHGSDSDGGSSDGGGSHGGGSHSGGSHGGGSDSRDSDGSNSDISHEGDSDEGNGGGGDGGNGGGGDGGGGDGENGGGGDEGGGNGGDGGGGDGGGGGGGNGGGGDGGGGDGGGGGGGNGGGGDGGGGDGGGGGGGNGGGGDGGGGDGGGGGGGNGGGGDGGGGDGGGEGGGNGGGGGGDGGGGNGGGGGSGGGGGNVDPTPNPCG, via the exons ATGG GGGTCCAAGGAATGCATGGATCTCTTCTATGGTTGGTATTTGGAGGGACTTTAGCTCTTATATATGGAAATCAAAAATCTGTGGCTCTCAGTCTTCAAAATAATCACCTTCTTAATGGAATAAACAAAGATGAAATTTTGAATTACCAAAGTGGAAGAAATG TTCAAAATTATCCAACAAGTTGCAATGAAATAAAGAGCAGTCAAAATGGCCTATATGTGGTGGAACCAGTAGCAGGAAAGCAGCTAGTTGTACAGTGTGAGCTAAAATCATATGATGGGAGATGGACAGTaatacagaaaaacaaccaaaagaACCCAAGGCTATGGGAAGCTTACTGGGAAAGCTACAAAAAGGGATTTGGAGACCCAAGAGAAGACTTTTGGTTGGGCAATGAGAATATTCATTTGTTGACAAAGCAGCAGTTGCACCGTATCCAGTTCAGATTGCGCACATCAGCAGGAATAGTCTACACAGCCAACTATGACACTTTTTGGCTTGAAGCAGAAAGCAATTGTTACCGTATTCGGCTTGGCCAGTACTCAGGAAATGCTGGGGATGCTATGACTTCAGGGGAACCCAATGCAGGGCATGACAACATGAGATTTTCAACCAGTGATCGGGACAATGATTTATCAGGGACAAATTGTGCCTACCTTGGAGGGGGTGGTTGGTGGTATGACAATTGCAGATTTGCTAATCTTAATACAGGTAAAGGTATTTACTGGCACCAGTTGTGTCGTGGAGATTGCCAGTCAAGTGAAATTCTTATTCAGCCTGTACACATATGTGCTGAATATGGAGCAATGCTTGGCAGTGGATATGTGAGAGATGGAGGGGATGATGGAGTAGGTGATGGTGATGTTGCAGTATTTAGGGTAAAAAGAGGTAGTGGTAAAAAAGATAAGAAAGGGGGAAACAGTAAAGGGAAAGATAGCCATGGAAAAGATAGCCATGGGAAAGATAGCCATGGAAAAGGTAGCCATGGTAAAGATAGCCATGGGAAAGGTAGCCATGGAAAAGGTAGTCATGGGAGTGATAGTGATGGTGGAAGCAGCGATGGAGGAGGTAGCCATGGGGGAGGTAGCCATAGTGGAGGCAGTCATGGAGGAGGTAGTGATTCAAGAGATAGTGATGGAAGTAATAGTGATATCAGCCATGAAGGAGATAGTGACGAGGGAAATGGAGGAGGTGGTGATGGGGGAAATGGGGGAGGTGGTGATGGGGGAGGTGGTGATGGCGAGAACGGAGGAGGTGGCGATGAAGGAGGTGGTAATGGGGGAGATGGAGGAGGTGGTGATGGGGGAGGTGGAGGGGGTGGTAATGGTGGAGGTGGTGATGGAGGAGGTGGTGATGGGGGAGGTGGAGGGGGTGGTAATGGTGGAGGTGGTGATGGAGGAGGTGGTGATGGGGGAGGTGGAGGGGGTGGTAATGGTGGAGGTGGTGATGGAGGAGGTGGTGATGGGGGAGGTGGAGGGGGTGGTAATGGTGGAGGTGGTGATGGAGGAGGTGGTGATGGGGGAGGTGAAGGGGGTGGTAATGGTGGAGGTGGAGGTGGTGATGGAGGAGGTGGCAATGGGGGAGGTGGAGGAAGtggtgggggaggagggaatgTTGATCCAACACCTAATCCTTGTGGATGA